Below is a window of Vibrio gazogenes DNA.
AATAGCGAGTTTGTTTATCAGCCACCCCCTGAGTTGCCTGCCATGCTTTTACTAAGTCTCGCTGACGACGGGGATAACGCTGTGCCGTATCATGGAAAGTCCGAATACGATCAACCCGGAAATGGCGGAATGCCTGCCGATTCTCACACCAAGCAACTAACATATAACAAGCTTCAAAAAATCCCAGCAACACCGGCCAAAGTCGGCGAATTGTCAGGTTGCCCTGTTGATCGACATATTCAATTTCAATAATGGACTCCTGACGTATCGCCTGACGTATCAGGGCTAAATCCACCAGTAACGGGGGCTTTTCCAGACCGGGTCCAACCCGAAACGTTTCCCGCTCCAATTGCCATTTCAGCGTATCGGGTAAGATCGCCGAAATCTTCGCAATCGCATGTCGCGCCGCCTGAGTCATGGCCGAATCATCCTGATGGGTTACCCATTCAGCGCCCAGTAACAGTGCTTCCAACTCTTCGTAACTGAACATCAGCGGCGGCAACATAAAATTCGGTTTCAGAAGATAACCCAGTCCTGCTGTCCCTTCAATTTCAGCCCCCTGAGACTGTAAAGTCGCGATATCCCGGTAAATCGTCCGGACACTCACGTTCAGTTCATCTGCCAGTGTCGCAGCAGCAACCGGATATTTGTGGCAGCGAAGCAGTTGGAGTAAATCAAACAATCGTTGGGTTCGGGACATAGCAAAACAGTCTTTCGTAGTTGTCGGTTAGTCACATGCTAACCGACAACCGGTCAAACATAAAAAAATTTAGCGGTGAAAACATCTAAGCGTCAGAACGCTGAAATCGACGCAGAATCAATGTATATACTTCTTTTATGAAACCTAGATCAGCGCTACTTTTTTTCCAAATTTGCGTCCACATTTTTGCTATAGGAAAATCAGCCGATAGAATCATGCGTGGATTGCTTCTACACTCATGTTCAAGGACTTACTGGTTCAAGGATTGACTCAACATCACGACGGAAACCAACGTCACAACAAAGGAGGTACAGATGACAGGCCAACGACATATCGCGATCGCAGGCGCATCAGGTCTGGTTGGCAATGCACTGTTACTCAACGCACTCGATGATCCGTCAATCGGAGCAGTTCATGTGCTCTGCCGTCGCCCCGTGAAAGTCAGTCACCCCAAACTGTTAGAACATCAGGTCGATTTTCAATTGATTCCTCCCTTGCCAGCAATCGATGAAGTGTATCTGGCAGTCGGAACCACCATGCATCAAGCTGGCAGCCGGGCTGCATTTCGAGCGGTTGATTTGGCGATCAATTTAGCAGTCGCGCAAGCAGCGCTTGCTGCCGGTGCCCAACGAATCGGAGTAGTCAGTGCCATGGCGGCCAATCCAAAGTCACGGTTTTTCTACAATCGTGTCAAAGGTGAACTGGAACAAGCCTTAACCGCGCTGTCCCCCGACGGTTTAGTTATTGCTCGCCCGTCGATGCTTCTGGGAGATCGGCAAACGTTGGGACAACCCGTTCGTTTGAGTGAAACGCTCACAAAATATATCAGCCAAGCCGTCAAGCCGCTCATTCCACGAGACTATCGCCCGATTGAGGCACAAAAAGTTGCGCGGGCATTGTTAA
It encodes the following:
- a CDS encoding helix-turn-helix transcriptional regulator, whose product is MSRTQRLFDLLQLLRCHKYPVAAATLADELNVSVRTIYRDIATLQSQGAEIEGTAGLGYLLKPNFMLPPLMFSYEELEALLLGAEWVTHQDDSAMTQAARHAIAKISAILPDTLKWQLERETFRVGPGLEKPPLLVDLALIRQAIRQESIIEIEYVDQQGNLTIRRLWPVLLGFFEACYMLVAWCENRQAFRHFRVDRIRTFHDTAQRYPRRQRDLVKAWQATQGVADKQTRY
- a CDS encoding NAD-dependent epimerase/dehydratase family protein, with the protein product MTGQRHIAIAGASGLVGNALLLNALDDPSIGAVHVLCRRPVKVSHPKLLEHQVDFQLIPPLPAIDEVYLAVGTTMHQAGSRAAFRAVDLAINLAVAQAALAAGAQRIGVVSAMAANPKSRFFYNRVKGELEQALTALSPDGLVIARPSMLLGDRQTLGQPVRLSETLTKYISQAVKPLIPRDYRPIEAQKVARALLTHVPTADQTIILRSGEMQTA